A stretch of DNA from Candidatus Pseudomonas phytovorans:
CTGCTGGTGCATCTGTTCATCTGGCTGGTGTTCATCGAGCTGGGCCTGCGGGTATGGGGGCTGTCGATGATCAGCTTCGCCGAGGGCGACGGCCACGAAGTGAGCCTGCGCCTGCTGGGGCTGGCCGGCACGCTGATCGTTGCCTGGCTGGTGTGGATCCTGGCCGACACCGCCGTGCACCACGCGCTGGTGCGTTCGCGCCGGGGCCTGGCCAACGCCCGCGCACAAACCATGATGCCGTTGATCCGCAACGTGCTGTTTGTGGTCATCTTCATCATTGCGGTGATTGTCGCGCTGGCCAACATGGGCATGAACGTCACCCCGCTGCTGGCCGGTGCCGGTGTGATCGGCCTGGCCATCGGTTTTGGCGCGCAATCGCTGGTGGCCGACCTGATCACCGGGTTGTTCATCATCATCGAAGATTCGCTGGCCATCGACGACTACGTGGATGTCGGCGGGCACCTTGGTACGGTCGAGGGCCTGACCATCCGTACCGTACGCCTGCGGGACATCGATGGCATCGTGCACACCATCCCGTTCAGCGAGATCAAGAGCATCAAGAACTACTCGCGGGAGTTCGGCTACGCCATCTTCCGGGTGGCGATCCCGCACAACATGAACATCGACAACGCCATCTCGCTGGTTCGCGAAGTGGGCCAGAAGCTGCGCAACGACCCGCTGATGCGCCGCAATATCTGGTCGCCGCTGGAGTTGCAGGGGGTCGAGAGCTTCGAGTCGGGCTCGGCGATCTTGCGGGCACGGTTCAAGACTGCGCCGATCAAACAGTGGGAAGTGTCGCGGGCCTTCAACCTGGCCTTGAAGCGGCAAATGGATGAGGCCGGGCTGGACCTGGCAACGCCGCGGTTGTCGGTGCAGGTGGTGACTGCCGGCGGTGGGGCAATGGCGGAAACCGGTTCTTCCAGTTAGGACCTCTTCGCGGGCTTGCCCGCTCCCACAGGATCATCACAGTGTTCAAGGCCTGTGCAGTACCTGTGGGAGCGGGCAAGCCCGCGAAGAGGCCAACACCTCATCCCGCCTGGGCACGAATGCGGATTGCATCATGCCGCCAGTATTCCAAGTCGCAGTCAATCAGATGGCCATGTTGGTCGCTATTGACCCGAGTAATGTGCAACCCCGGGCTGCCCACCGACACCTTCAACGCCCCCGCCGCCTCAACCGGCAACGCCGTAGGCAAGATCTCGAAGCACACCTGCCCATACCGGATGCCATAAACCCGCTCATAAATTTCGGTCAGCGACTGCGCCAGGTCCTGTTCGAGAATACCCGGAAAGTACCGAGGGTTGAGGTAGTGCTCGGCATACAGCACAGCCCGCCCGTCAATCCGTCGTAACCGGCAGATCAGCACCACACTGGACAACGCAGGTAACTGCAGGCGCGCACAGATGGCCGCCGAGGCCGGCTGCAGCCGTGCCGACAACAGCTCGGTGCTGGCCACACGCCCCTGGTCGCGCACCATGGCATGAAAGTGACTGCGCTCGATCAGGTCGTAGGTCAGTCGCTCGAGCGCGACGAACCAGCCGCGCCGCTCTTCGCGATAGATCAAGCCTTGGGCCTCCAGCTGCGCCAGCGCCTCGCGCAGGGTGATGCGCGTGGTGTCGAACACCTCACTAAGCTTGCGTTCGGCCGGCAGCTTGCCGCCCGGCGCCAGCAGGCCGTGCTCGATCTGCTCCTGCAGGGCATGGCAGATGGCTGTTACCGCACGCGGTGGCATCGGCTGCATCAAAGGTTACCTATCTGGACTAGTCCAGCCCCATGACAGGGCTTATGGAGAATAGTGCAAGCCTAGGCAGGGCTGATGAACATCCGGTGACAAGACGCGGTCTGGCGCTGGCAAAGCCAGCAAAACCGGGGTTGGCATGTAGTCTACGCTGTAGGTTCGGGCTTGCGCCTACATCAAATTGTCACGCAAGCGGCCTACCTTGGCTCAAGGTTTGCTGACCTAGACCAAAGGTTCCAGGCAACGGCTTCACACATAACAACGATCGGTAAAAGGCACCCACCCAAGGAGCTACGGATGAAAAAGTTGTTCATGGCGTCACTGCTCGGTTCGGCCATCGCGTTCTGTACTTCGGCCATGGCCGCGGACCTCAAGGCCCTGGAAGATGCCGCCCGCAAGGAAGGCACCGTCAACAGCGTGGGCATGCCCGATGCCTGGGCCAACTGGAAAGGCACCTGGGAAGACCTGGCCAGCAAGTACGGCCTCAAGCACAGCGACACCGACATGAGCTCGGCCCAGGAAATCGCCAAGTTCGAAGCCGAGAAGGACAACGCCAGCGCCGACATCGGTGACGTGGGCGCCGCCTTCGGCCCGATTGCGGTGACCAAGGGCGTGAGCCAGCCGTACAAGCCAAGCACCTGGGACCAGGTACCGACGTGGGCCAAGGACAAGGACGGCCACTGGGCGCTGGCCTATACCGGCACCATTGCCTTTATCATCAACAAGGATCTGGTCAAGGAAGGCGAACGCCCTACCTCCTGGCATGACCTGGAAAAAGGCAAGTACAAGGTCGCCATCGGCGATGTCGGCACCGCTGCCCAGGCGGCCAACGGTGTGCTGGCTGCAGCGATTGCCTACAAGGGCGACGAGAGCAACATCGAGCCGGGCCTGCAGCTGTTCACCAAGCTGGCCCAGCAGAAGCGCCTGTCGCTGGCCAACCCGACCATTCAGACCATCGAAAAGGGTGAGGTGGAAGTGGGCGTGGTGTGGGACTTCAACGGCCTGAGCTACCGTGAGCAGATCGACCCCAAGCGTTTTGAAGTGCTGATCCCATCGGATGGCTCGGTGATTTCCGGCTATACCACTGTGATCAACAAGTACGCCAAGCATCCCAACGCGGCCAAGTTGACCCGTGAGTACATCTTCAGCGACGCCGGGCAGATCAACCTGGCCAAGGGGCATGCCCGGCCGATCCGGGCTGAGCACTTGACGCTTCCTGAAGACGTGAAGGCCAAGCTACTGCCCAATGATCAGTACAAGAACGTGAAGCCGATCAATGATGCAGATGCCTGGGAGAAAACCTCGAAGGAACTGCCGCGGAAGTGGCAGGAGCAGGTGATCATCGAGATGGAGTAAGGCAGGGCCATCCCGGGGCTGCTGCGCAGCCCATCGCGACGCAAGGCCGCTCCCACAGGGCCAGCGTCGCCCCAGAGGTTTTCGCTGTTCCTGTGGGAGCGGCCTTGTGTCGCGAAAGGAGGGCGAAGCCCTCCCCGGTTCCTTTGCGGAGTATTGAATGAGCCACAACGTCATCCTGGTCCTGCTAGACGGCCTGAACTACCAGGTCGCCCACCACGCAATGGGCCACCTGCACGCCTACGTCGAGGCCGACCGCGCCGCGCTGTACCGCGTGGAATGCGAGCTGCCGTCGCTGTCACGGCCGCTGTACGAATGTATCCTCACCGGCGTGCCGCCGATCGACAGCGGTATCGTGCACAACAACGTCAACCGCCTGTCCAACCAGCGCAGCGTGTTCCACTACGCCCGCGAGGCCAACCTGGGCACCGCAGCAGCGGCCTATCACTGGATGAGCGAGCTGTACAACCGCTCACCCTTCGACCCGCAGCGCGACCGCCACACCCACGCGCCGAAGCTGCCGATCCAGCACGGGCTGTTCTACTGGGACGACCGTTACCCCGACTCGCACCTGCTGGCCGATGGTGAATACCTGCGCCGCCGCCACGCCCCAAACTTTCTGCTGGTGCACCCGATGAGCATCGACGATGTCGGCCACCGCCACGGCCTGGACAGCAGCCAGTACCGCAACGCCGCGCGCAGTGTCGACATCTTGCTGGCCGACTACCTGCCGCGTTGGCTCGAAGAGGGCTATCAGGTACTGGTCACCGCCGACCACGGCATGAACAATGACCGCTCGCACAACGGCCTGCTGGCCGAAGAGCGCGAAGTGCCGCTGTTCGTCTTTGGCGAGGCCTTCAGCCTGGACCCCGCCGCCAAGCCGCTGCAGACCGAGCTGTGCGGCACCATTTGCGAACTGCTGGGCGCAGCCCACGACAAAACGGTGTGCCGGGAGTTGCTCAAGTGAACCGTGGCCGCTACCTG
This window harbors:
- a CDS encoding UTRA domain-containing protein translates to MQPMPPRAVTAICHALQEQIEHGLLAPGGKLPAERKLSEVFDTTRITLREALAQLEAQGLIYREERRGWFVALERLTYDLIERSHFHAMVRDQGRVASTELLSARLQPASAAICARLQLPALSSVVLICRLRRIDGRAVLYAEHYLNPRYFPGILEQDLAQSLTEIYERVYGIRYGQVCFEILPTALPVEAAGALKVSVGSPGLHITRVNSDQHGHLIDCDLEYWRHDAIRIRAQAG
- a CDS encoding extracellular solute-binding protein, translated to MKKLFMASLLGSAIAFCTSAMAADLKALEDAARKEGTVNSVGMPDAWANWKGTWEDLASKYGLKHSDTDMSSAQEIAKFEAEKDNASADIGDVGAAFGPIAVTKGVSQPYKPSTWDQVPTWAKDKDGHWALAYTGTIAFIINKDLVKEGERPTSWHDLEKGKYKVAIGDVGTAAQAANGVLAAAIAYKGDESNIEPGLQLFTKLAQQKRLSLANPTIQTIEKGEVEVGVVWDFNGLSYREQIDPKRFEVLIPSDGSVISGYTTVINKYAKHPNAAKLTREYIFSDAGQINLAKGHARPIRAEHLTLPEDVKAKLLPNDQYKNVKPINDADAWEKTSKELPRKWQEQVIIEME
- a CDS encoding alkaline phosphatase family protein — its product is MSHNVILVLLDGLNYQVAHHAMGHLHAYVEADRAALYRVECELPSLSRPLYECILTGVPPIDSGIVHNNVNRLSNQRSVFHYAREANLGTAAAAYHWMSELYNRSPFDPQRDRHTHAPKLPIQHGLFYWDDRYPDSHLLADGEYLRRRHAPNFLLVHPMSIDDVGHRHGLDSSQYRNAARSVDILLADYLPRWLEEGYQVLVTADHGMNNDRSHNGLLAEEREVPLFVFGEAFSLDPAAKPLQTELCGTICELLGAAHDKTVCRELLK